In Campylobacter showae, the genomic stretch TATGTAAAATTTAAGCTGAAATAAAATTTGATTTAGCCCGCCGCTAAAGCCAAGTAAACCTACGGCCAGAGCTAGGCACGCGGCTACTACGCGCTTGTCCCAGATCTGCGGACGAAATCTCATCGCTAGATAAAGCGCGACCGCAAGCGCGCTTTTAGCGTAAAAATCGATATACGTAAGTGCAACTATCATCAAAATAGCCGCTTCGTAATTTAGCGCGTTTTTCCTATCAAAAACCAAAGTATAGAGCAAAAATGCGCCCAGCATGGCGAAATTTAGCGAGTACGAGCTCGGATACCACCAGTCGTTTATCAGGATAAAAATCGGGATAAAAATGAGATCGTTTACGTTTTTTTTCTGCGCGAGGCGTATCATCGCCCAGACGCTAAACGCAGGAAGCACGATCGTGAGCATATCGGTGTCGTAGTAGCCCGCCATCGTGCGGTTGTAGTAGCTGTTTGCGATACTAGCTAGCAGCGCCGCCGCAAAGCCCATGCCGGGCATCTCGTACTCTTTGCCTATCAAAATCACGGGAATAACGATAAGCGAGCTAAAAAACACGCTCATATAAAGCAAAATACTCTCGAAACTAAAAGGCAAAATTTGATACAAAAAATACGTAAGTGTCGGCATCGAGCGGCCGTAGTAGCTAAGATCGTTTGGCTGATGAAAGCCCGCTATCATATCGCGCGCGCCCTCGGCGAAGGCATAGCCGTCGTTCGTGCTGATCATGAGCTGATCGTTCCAGAAAAAGTGCTGATATTCGCCCGCCCAGTACACCCAGTACAACCTGCAAACCACGCTAAAAACAAACGCCGCAAGCATCAAAAAACAAGTCTGTTTTGAAAATTTAAATTTATCCAAGAGTCCAGAAATTTTACTCGACATTTTTACCCTCTAAGTATCCTATGAGCTGCGCCGCGACGGCATTTTTATCAAATTTTGCTACGCGGCCATAAGCTCTTTTTTCATAATCTCGTCTCAAATTTTCATCTTCAAGCGCACGCCTCATCGCTTCTTCCATTGATTTTTGCATCGCTTTTTTGTCGTCAACAGGCACGAGGATGCCGTATTTATCATCGCCCAGAAGCTCTCTAGCGCCGCTTTTATGATCGGTAGAGATGATAAATCTCTCGCAAGCAAGCGCCTCTAAAAGCACGTTTGAAAAGCCCTCAAACCTCGAAGCACAAAGGAAACACTGCGCGTTTTTGATAAATTTAAACGGATTTTTATCTGTGCCTAGCAGCTTTACTCGCTCGCTCACGCCAAGCTCGTCGATCAAATTTTGAAGCTTGCCTTGCAAAGGCCCCTTGCCTAAAATCCCAAGCGTCGCGCGCTCATCGTTTAAATTTGCGATTATTCTTATTAACATCGCTTGATTTTTACCGCTATCAAGCCGCCCGATATTTAGAAAAAACGGCTTAAATTTATCCTCTAGCGGCTTGTTTGCAAGAGTTTTTATCGCCGCCAAATCGACCGCATTATATAGCACCTTAGTTTTTGCGGCGTCGCAGCCGAAATTTCGCACGAGATCATCGGCGTTTCCCTGCGCGTTGGCCAAAATCAGATCGGCTCTAGGGTAGAGCGCCTTAACTAAAATTCTATTAGCAAGCCCGCTAAGTCCGCTTTTATAGATGACCGACGGACAGCTACGCTCGCTTATAACCATCCGTCCTTTTACTCCGGCGATCCTTGCTAAAAGCGCGATGTAGCAAGGACGGTTCATTAAGACAAAATGCAGATCAATAGCCAAATCGTCGCAAAGTTTTTTATAGTTTAAGGCTAGAAACGGAAACAAAAGTCCCAAACGGAAAAGCTTTTTTACGCCGCTCTCATACGGATCTGAGCGCTCGAGGAAGTGGACTTTTACCGCGCTTGGTATCTCGTAGGCTACGACCTCGCTCATCAAAACGAGATGAACTTCGTATTTTTCGCACAGAGCCGGGAGCAAATTTGAAACCACGCGCTCCGCGCCGCCCGGCCCCATCGAGTAGAGAAAAACG encodes the following:
- a CDS encoding glycosyltransferase translates to MKKLAVFLYSMGPGGAERVVSNLLPALCEKYEVHLVLMSEVVAYEIPSAVKVHFLERSDPYESGVKKLFRLGLLFPFLALNYKKLCDDLAIDLHFVLMNRPCYIALLARIAGVKGRMVISERSCPSVIYKSGLSGLANRILVKALYPRADLILANAQGNADDLVRNFGCDAAKTKVLYNAVDLAAIKTLANKPLEDKFKPFFLNIGRLDSGKNQAMLIRIIANLNDERATLGILGKGPLQGKLQNLIDELGVSERVKLLGTDKNPFKFIKNAQCFLCASRFEGFSNVLLEALACERFIISTDHKSGARELLGDDKYGILVPVDDKKAMQKSMEEAMRRALEDENLRRDYEKRAYGRVAKFDKNAVAAQLIGYLEGKNVE